The following proteins are encoded in a genomic region of Streptomyces sp. SLBN-31:
- a CDS encoding bifunctional 3-(3-hydroxy-phenyl)propionate/3-hydroxycinnamic acid hydroxylase yields MTVEGNGPGAPVVIIGAGPVGVMAALLLARRGVRTVVLERHQDVYPLPRAVATDDEVRRILQAAGVEEEFATITRPSNGLRLLDARHRVRAEIRRTGHGHHGYPQTSMFDQPELERLLRDALTRHAECELRGGVEVTGVGPDTAAPVRVTYRDDDGEHQLWAEAVLGCDGANSLTRDAIGAAWEDLRFEERWNVIDVRTKADVRCWEGVDQVCDPQRPATFMRVREDRYRWEFRLGDGDEPLRELIAPWLPTSYDGDFEVVRETQYTFRARTADRWRSGRVFLLGDAAHLTPPFIGQGLCAGLRDAHNLTWKLARVLQHGADERLLDTYESERKPHARHIIRLAVAMGWAMTGGQDGAAALRRGLLAAACRIPGLTAMAGRDLSPPLTAGPLVRRGLRRGLAGTHCPQPWVTADGRRTRLDDVLGDSFAVLTAAEPWPSLEALAHGLGIRPIPVGDLGDDGTLAAWLRAGRAEAVLLRPDRVVMDVVPAGGRDFTGTAAWASVLHTTPRLLPPEPTAHPLRSATR; encoded by the coding sequence ATGACCGTCGAAGGCAACGGGCCAGGCGCCCCCGTCGTGATCATCGGCGCCGGGCCGGTGGGCGTGATGGCAGCCCTCCTGCTCGCCCGGCGCGGAGTCCGTACCGTCGTCCTGGAACGCCACCAGGACGTCTACCCCCTGCCCCGTGCCGTCGCCACCGACGACGAGGTCCGCAGGATCCTCCAGGCCGCCGGCGTGGAGGAGGAGTTCGCCACGATCACCCGCCCGTCCAACGGACTGCGGCTGCTCGACGCCCGCCACCGGGTGAGGGCCGAGATCCGTCGCACCGGGCACGGCCATCACGGCTACCCACAGACCAGCATGTTCGACCAGCCCGAACTCGAAAGACTGCTGCGCGACGCCCTCACCCGGCACGCCGAATGCGAACTGCGCGGTGGTGTGGAGGTCACCGGCGTCGGACCGGACACCGCGGCTCCCGTGCGCGTGACCTACCGTGACGACGACGGCGAACACCAGCTGTGGGCCGAGGCCGTCCTCGGCTGCGACGGTGCGAACAGCCTCACCCGGGACGCCATCGGCGCCGCCTGGGAGGACCTGCGCTTCGAGGAACGCTGGAACGTCATCGACGTGCGGACGAAAGCCGACGTCCGCTGCTGGGAAGGCGTCGACCAGGTCTGCGACCCACAGCGTCCTGCGACCTTCATGCGCGTCCGGGAGGACCGCTACCGCTGGGAGTTCCGGCTCGGAGACGGCGACGAACCGCTCCGCGAACTCATCGCCCCATGGCTTCCGACCTCTTACGACGGCGACTTCGAGGTCGTTCGCGAGACGCAGTACACCTTCCGGGCCCGCACGGCCGACCGGTGGCGCAGCGGCCGCGTCTTCCTCCTCGGTGACGCCGCCCACCTCACCCCTCCGTTCATCGGACAGGGCCTGTGCGCGGGGCTGCGGGACGCCCACAATCTCACCTGGAAGCTCGCCCGTGTTCTGCAACACGGCGCGGACGAGCGGCTGTTGGACACGTACGAGAGCGAACGCAAGCCACACGCCAGGCACATCATCCGGCTCGCGGTCGCCATGGGCTGGGCCATGACCGGCGGACAGGACGGCGCGGCCGCCCTGCGCCGCGGACTCCTCGCGGCGGCCTGCCGCATACCCGGCCTGACCGCGATGGCCGGCCGCGATCTCAGCCCGCCCCTGACCGCCGGGCCCCTCGTCCGACGCGGCCTGCGCAGAGGCCTGGCGGGCACCCACTGCCCGCAACCGTGGGTCACCGCCGATGGGCGGCGCACGCGCCTCGACGACGTGCTCGGCGACTCCTTCGCCGTGCTCACCGCCGCCGAACCATGGCCCTCGCTCGAGGCCCTCGCCCACGGTCTCGGCATCCGCCCGATCCCCGTCGGCGACCTCGGCGACGACGGCACACTCGCCGCCTGGCTGCGCGCCGGCCGGGCGGAGGCCGTCCTGTTGCGTCCCGACCGCGTCGTCATGGACGTCGTGCCGGCCGGCGGCCGGGACTTCACGGGCACCGCCGCCTGGGCGTCCGTCCTGCACACCACGCCCCGCCTGCTGCCACCCGAGCCGACCGCACACCCGCTGAGGAGCGCCACACGATGA
- a CDS encoding acetoacetate--CoA ligase: MTVPFATPDPQTVAHSNLADFARHAGMDGADYATLHRWSVTDPAGFWGAVWEYFDIDADTPYEQVLAEETMPGARWFTGATLNYAHHALRHLADDAVAVIALDETGSCYEVTAGRLRSQVASVAATLRDLGVGKGDRVVGYLPNTPHAIVAFLAAASLGAVWSVCGQDYAPQAAADRFAQLEPTVLIAADGYPFNGTTHDRRDAARELALALPTLKATLLVDHMGLPWPAQPYPSLVVPWEDAATRTEQLVCTPVEFDHPLWVVFSSGTTGLPKGIVHGHGGVLLEHLKTLGLHSDLGPDHRLLWYTTTHWMMWNLVASTLLTGAATCTYDGSPAPLAEPDMLWRLAARHRVTVFGTSPQYLLGMAKFGIDPAVHDLSSIRVVGCTGSALPASAYPWVRDHVGEHVLLASISGGTDVVSGFAGSAPNTPVWEGELSAPHLGVALAAYDTEGRPVVDQVGELVVTRPMPSMPLYFWNDPDGTRYHDAYFSSYPGVWRHGDWITLTSHGSVIVHGRSDSTLNRNGVRLGSADIHDVVERLPEVTEALVIGAEEPDGGYWMPLFVVPAAGVVLDDALREKIREAIRSGASPRHVPDEILEVPGIPHTRTGKKLEVPVKRLLQGAPAEQVVNRGAVDAPDLIDHYARLGAERRERPGAHDPRR, from the coding sequence ATGACCGTGCCTTTCGCGACACCGGATCCGCAGACCGTCGCCCACAGCAACCTGGCGGACTTCGCCCGCCACGCCGGTATGGACGGCGCCGACTACGCGACCCTGCACCGCTGGTCGGTCACCGATCCGGCCGGCTTCTGGGGCGCGGTGTGGGAGTACTTCGACATCGACGCGGACACCCCGTACGAGCAGGTGCTCGCCGAGGAGACCATGCCGGGGGCCCGCTGGTTCACCGGCGCGACCCTCAACTACGCCCACCACGCCCTGCGCCACCTCGCCGACGACGCCGTGGCGGTCATCGCCCTCGACGAGACCGGCTCCTGCTACGAGGTGACCGCCGGCCGCCTGCGCTCCCAGGTCGCCTCCGTCGCCGCGACCCTGCGCGACCTGGGCGTCGGCAAGGGCGACCGGGTCGTCGGTTACCTGCCCAACACCCCGCACGCGATCGTCGCGTTCCTCGCCGCCGCGAGCCTGGGCGCGGTGTGGTCGGTGTGCGGACAGGACTACGCCCCCCAAGCCGCCGCCGACCGCTTCGCCCAGCTCGAGCCCACGGTCCTGATCGCCGCCGACGGCTATCCGTTCAACGGCACCACCCACGACCGCCGTGACGCGGCCCGTGAACTCGCCCTGGCCCTACCGACGTTGAAGGCGACGCTGCTGGTGGACCACATGGGCCTGCCGTGGCCGGCACAGCCGTACCCGTCGCTGGTGGTCCCGTGGGAGGACGCGGCGACCCGTACCGAACAACTCGTCTGTACGCCGGTGGAGTTCGACCACCCGCTGTGGGTGGTCTTCTCCTCCGGCACCACCGGTCTGCCCAAGGGCATCGTCCACGGCCACGGCGGAGTCCTGCTGGAGCACCTGAAGACTCTCGGTCTGCACTCCGACCTCGGCCCCGACCACCGTCTGCTGTGGTACACCACCACCCACTGGATGATGTGGAACCTGGTCGCCTCGACGCTGCTGACGGGCGCCGCGACGTGCACGTACGACGGCAGCCCCGCGCCCCTTGCCGAGCCCGACATGCTGTGGAGGCTGGCCGCACGCCACCGGGTGACCGTCTTCGGCACCAGTCCCCAATACCTGCTGGGCATGGCCAAGTTCGGCATCGACCCCGCGGTCCACGACCTGTCGTCGATCCGCGTGGTCGGCTGCACCGGCTCCGCTCTGCCCGCCTCCGCCTACCCCTGGGTCCGCGACCACGTCGGCGAACACGTGCTGCTGGCGTCCATCAGCGGTGGCACGGACGTCGTCTCCGGCTTCGCGGGCAGCGCGCCCAACACCCCGGTGTGGGAGGGGGAGTTGTCCGCACCCCACCTCGGCGTGGCGCTGGCCGCGTACGACACCGAGGGCCGGCCGGTGGTGGACCAGGTCGGTGAACTGGTCGTCACCCGTCCGATGCCGTCGATGCCGCTGTACTTCTGGAACGACCCCGACGGCACCCGCTACCACGACGCCTATTTCTCCTCCTACCCCGGCGTGTGGCGACACGGCGACTGGATCACCCTCACGTCGCACGGCTCGGTCATCGTCCACGGCCGTTCCGACTCCACGCTGAACCGCAACGGCGTACGACTGGGCAGCGCCGACATCCACGACGTCGTCGAACGCCTTCCGGAGGTCACGGAAGCGCTGGTCATCGGCGCGGAGGAACCCGATGGCGGCTACTGGATGCCCTTGTTCGTCGTCCCGGCCGCGGGGGTGGTCCTGGACGACGCCCTCAGGGAGAAGATCAGGGAAGCGATCCGGAGCGGAGCCTCACCCCGACACGTTCCCGACGAGATCCTCGAAGTGCCCGGCATCCCGCACACCCGTACCGGCAAGAAACTCGAAGTCCCCGTCAAACGCCTCCTCCAGGGCGCCCCTGCCGAGCAGGTCGTCAACCGCGGGGCCGTCGACGCGCCCGACCTCATCGACCACTACGCCCGGCTGGGCGCCGAGCGCCGGGAGCGGCCGGGCGCTCACGACCCCCGCCGCTGA
- a CDS encoding cytochrome P450 has translation MPARTKVPVYRPYLYSASAIRDTYTHYAALRELGPVVRLHKHKVYALPRYAECKQVLLDEATFVSSDGVALNPVANRAGQGTTLFSDGEDHTRRRSLLARRLAPRALRALQDMVDLRAAATVEAAVARRRVDGVEIAAALPMSVVPDLVGWPPEGREHLLRWAGAAFNALGPLNRRAMCTLPASLGMLRYARGVVRTGSVLDGSLGHDLLAASEGGRIMPAECATMMIDYLAPSLDTTISAISSALHLFATHPEQWRLLRENPDLARKAVNEVVRHASPIRAFSRVAARDTVIAGTALPKGSRVLVLYGSANRDPLEWENPDTFDIRRDAARQLGFGRGTHGCVGQGLARLETTAVLRALAARVDRIEVAGPPEWALNNVIHRFERLPLELVPA, from the coding sequence ATGCCCGCGCGTACGAAGGTTCCCGTCTACCGGCCCTACCTGTACTCGGCGTCGGCCATCCGCGACACCTACACGCACTACGCCGCGCTGCGCGAACTCGGTCCCGTGGTCCGGCTGCACAAGCACAAGGTCTACGCCCTTCCGCGGTACGCCGAGTGCAAGCAGGTCCTGCTGGACGAGGCGACCTTCGTCTCCTCGGACGGCGTCGCCCTGAACCCCGTCGCCAACCGGGCGGGGCAGGGCACCACCCTCTTCAGCGACGGTGAGGACCACACCCGCCGCCGCTCCCTGCTCGCCCGCCGCCTCGCCCCCAGGGCGCTGCGCGCGCTGCAGGACATGGTCGACCTGCGGGCCGCCGCCACGGTCGAAGCCGCCGTCGCCCGTCGGAGGGTCGACGGTGTGGAGATCGCCGCGGCCCTGCCGATGTCCGTCGTACCCGACCTGGTCGGCTGGCCACCCGAGGGCCGCGAGCACCTGCTGCGCTGGGCCGGCGCCGCCTTCAACGCCCTGGGCCCGCTCAACCGCCGCGCGATGTGCACCCTTCCCGCGTCCCTCGGCATGCTGCGCTACGCACGCGGCGTCGTCCGCACCGGGTCCGTGCTGGACGGCAGCCTGGGCCACGACCTGCTGGCGGCATCCGAAGGCGGCCGGATCATGCCGGCCGAGTGCGCCACGATGATGATCGACTATCTGGCGCCCTCCCTGGACACCACCATCAGTGCCATCTCCAGCGCGCTGCACCTGTTCGCCACCCACCCCGAGCAGTGGCGACTGCTGAGGGAGAACCCGGACCTCGCCCGCAAAGCGGTCAACGAGGTCGTCCGCCACGCGTCCCCGATCCGGGCCTTCTCCCGCGTCGCCGCCCGCGACACGGTCATCGCGGGCACCGCTCTCCCCAAGGGCTCCCGGGTCCTGGTCCTGTACGGCTCCGCCAACCGCGACCCCCTGGAGTGGGAGAATCCGGACACCTTCGACATCCGCCGCGACGCCGCCCGCCAACTCGGCTTCGGACGAGGCACGCACGGGTGCGTCGGCCAGGGCCTGGCCCGCTTGGAGACCACCGCCGTCCTCCGCGCCCTGGCCGCACGGGTCGATCGCATCGAGGTGGCCGGTCCACCCGAGTGGGCCCTGAACAACGTCATCCACCGCTTCGAACGCCTGCCGCTCGAACTCGTTCCGGCCTGA
- a CDS encoding dihydrofolate reductase family protein → MRTLISTAFISLDGVVEAPGGEPGYRNAGWTFKDVEFLPEAFEIKGREQKEATAMLLGRTSYQAFSPVWPDMEDFADYKAMPKYVVSTTLTEGDLVSNWGSTTILRSLDDVAALKETEGGPIIVHGSASLNQALSDAGLIDRYHLLVFPLLLGAGKRLFSTTDKDTQKLKLVEHEAYANGLQKNVFDVVR, encoded by the coding sequence ATGCGAACCCTGATCAGCACTGCTTTCATCTCGCTCGACGGCGTCGTGGAGGCCCCGGGCGGCGAGCCCGGTTACCGCAACGCCGGTTGGACCTTCAAGGACGTCGAGTTCCTCCCCGAGGCGTTCGAGATCAAGGGGCGGGAGCAGAAGGAAGCCACCGCGATGCTGCTGGGCCGCACCAGCTACCAGGCGTTCAGCCCGGTGTGGCCGGACATGGAGGACTTCGCCGACTACAAGGCGATGCCGAAGTACGTCGTCTCCACCACCCTCACCGAGGGCGACCTGGTGTCGAACTGGGGCAGCACGACGATCCTGCGCTCGCTCGACGACGTCGCCGCGCTGAAGGAGACCGAGGGCGGCCCCATCATCGTCCACGGCAGCGCCTCCCTCAACCAGGCCCTGTCCGACGCCGGCCTGATCGACCGCTACCACCTGCTCGTCTTCCCGCTCCTTCTCGGGGCGGGCAAGCGTCTGTTCAGCACCACGGACAAGGACACCCAGAAGCTCAAGCTCGTCGAGCACGAGGCCTATGCCAACGGCCTGCAGAAGAACGTCTTCGACGTCGTCCGCTGA
- a CDS encoding MFS transporter, which yields MATLTRVRPRALVHASGGPRYVVALAVDALGTGLLRPFLLLYGVTVLRLSAPVTGTAMTVGIVAGLVCMPAVGRWLDHGARSTVVAASMLVRVLGVVLLLAAPAGHAWPFAAAALFLGIGNQAWPAAHAALVATVAHGRERDTALAGARALRNAGLGVGALLAIVCLAGGTGALRGLAAVTGLAYLAAAALAWSVHVHARPARATPATDRDDEPAPRMSALLAANVIYVFCLNVPEIALPLVLVTQLHASPVWSAAVFVANTVLVVTLQVPVTVVMSRFSRRTVLALSGLVLAASYLGFLAVTPLGHGWAAPAVAAVSVVCTIGEILYAGSATALVTALAPAPVLGRALARFQLSTGFGLAVSPAIITALAPLGPVALWGSLTTATLLSSFAIGTEKSSPSRGTVTSSAVQSNR from the coding sequence ATGGCAACCCTCACCCGAGTCCGGCCTCGCGCCCTCGTCCACGCCTCCGGAGGCCCCCGTTACGTCGTCGCCCTGGCCGTGGACGCGCTCGGCACCGGCCTCCTGCGGCCCTTTCTGCTGCTCTACGGCGTGACAGTGCTCAGGCTGTCCGCGCCGGTCACCGGCACCGCCATGACCGTGGGCATCGTCGCGGGTCTGGTCTGCATGCCCGCGGTGGGCCGCTGGCTGGACCACGGCGCGCGCAGCACGGTCGTGGCGGCGTCAATGCTGGTGCGTGTACTGGGCGTTGTGCTGTTGCTGGCCGCCCCGGCCGGGCATGCCTGGCCGTTCGCGGCGGCGGCGCTCTTCCTCGGTATCGGCAACCAGGCATGGCCCGCCGCCCACGCCGCGCTCGTGGCGACGGTGGCCCACGGCCGCGAACGCGACACCGCGCTCGCGGGAGCCCGCGCCCTGCGCAACGCCGGCCTGGGCGTCGGAGCCCTTCTGGCCATCGTCTGCCTGGCGGGCGGGACGGGCGCACTGCGCGGCCTGGCCGCCGTCACGGGCCTCGCCTACCTCGCCGCAGCCGCCCTGGCGTGGTCGGTCCATGTACACGCCCGTCCGGCGCGGGCCACCCCGGCCACGGACCGGGACGACGAGCCCGCACCCCGTATGTCCGCACTCCTCGCCGCGAACGTGATCTACGTCTTCTGCCTCAACGTCCCAGAGATCGCCCTCCCGCTGGTCCTGGTGACGCAGTTGCATGCCTCCCCGGTGTGGTCGGCAGCCGTCTTCGTCGCCAACACGGTGCTGGTCGTCACCCTGCAGGTGCCCGTCACCGTCGTCATGTCCCGCTTCTCGCGGCGCACCGTCCTGGCGCTCTCCGGCCTGGTCCTGGCCGCGTCCTACCTGGGCTTCCTCGCGGTCACCCCACTCGGTCACGGCTGGGCCGCACCAGCGGTGGCCGCCGTGTCCGTGGTGTGCACGATCGGCGAGATCCTCTACGCCGGCAGCGCCACCGCGCTCGTCACCGCTCTGGCGCCGGCCCCTGTCCTGGGCCGCGCCCTCGCACGCTTCCAACTCTCCACCGGCTTTGGCCTCGCCGTCTCCCCGGCGATCATCACCGCTCTCGCGCCGCTCGGCCCGGTCGCCCTCTGGGGCAGCCTCACGACTGCCACCCTCCTGTCGTCGTTCGCCATCGGCACCGAAAAATCGTCGCCGTCACGGGGCACGGTCACTTCAAGTGCCGTTCAGAGCAACCGGTAA
- a CDS encoding helix-turn-helix domain-containing protein, whose amino-acid sequence MTLRIDISGLPSERVRFAASPLAELTAMLHVLAEPGHHPQFAGWAADVWAGLRPELAERLREAEFLWCSSQADFLIPGRPRPTLAEELDDVDRIDDETYVTAALVTTCGSNRVHFPGRSPLTDATARERALDVAQARGALQEAFAERLLADPASIRARVRRTLEECAEAFFDAAWADVAVRLATDLRLKNELLRRQGLGVALASVSGAVGLAPDGDCIVVDKVQDKATAAHGAGVTFIPSVFGRPHLVAVHAPGWHPVVQYPVAEPVPAEPVSLETVTLRLEALAHPVRLRLLRTLARGPHSTAELAHFWELSPPEVSRHLAVLRRAGLLTARRQGRYVRYTLNLSDVTSLGADLLAAVLR is encoded by the coding sequence ATGACGCTGAGGATCGACATCAGCGGTCTGCCGTCCGAGCGCGTGCGGTTCGCTGCCTCCCCGCTGGCCGAGCTGACCGCGATGCTGCACGTGCTGGCCGAACCGGGCCACCATCCGCAGTTCGCCGGCTGGGCCGCGGACGTCTGGGCCGGTCTGCGTCCCGAGCTGGCCGAGCGGCTGCGGGAGGCCGAGTTCCTCTGGTGTTCCTCGCAGGCCGACTTCCTGATCCCGGGACGGCCTCGGCCGACGCTGGCCGAGGAGCTGGACGACGTGGACCGGATCGACGACGAGACGTACGTGACCGCCGCGCTCGTCACCACCTGCGGCAGCAACCGCGTCCACTTTCCCGGCAGGTCACCGCTCACCGACGCGACCGCGCGCGAGCGGGCCCTGGACGTGGCCCAGGCCCGCGGCGCTCTTCAGGAGGCCTTCGCGGAACGGCTGCTCGCCGATCCGGCCTCCATACGGGCACGGGTGCGCCGCACCCTCGAAGAATGCGCCGAGGCGTTCTTCGACGCCGCCTGGGCGGACGTGGCGGTGCGGCTCGCGACCGATCTGCGCCTGAAGAACGAGCTGCTCAGGCGGCAGGGCCTCGGCGTGGCACTCGCGTCGGTCTCCGGTGCGGTCGGCCTGGCGCCGGACGGTGACTGCATCGTCGTGGACAAGGTGCAGGACAAGGCGACCGCGGCGCACGGCGCAGGGGTCACTTTCATCCCGAGTGTCTTCGGCCGCCCGCACCTGGTGGCCGTTCACGCGCCCGGGTGGCATCCGGTGGTGCAGTACCCCGTGGCCGAGCCGGTTCCGGCGGAGCCCGTGTCTTTGGAGACGGTCACCCTCCGGCTGGAGGCGCTCGCCCATCCGGTACGGCTGCGGTTGCTGCGCACGCTGGCCCGTGGCCCGCACTCCACCGCAGAGCTGGCCCACTTCTGGGAACTCTCGCCCCCGGAGGTGTCCCGCCACCTGGCCGTCCTGCGCCGCGCGGGCCTTCTGACTGCTCGGCGGCAGGGCCGGTACGTCCGCTACACCCTCAACCTGTCCGACGTGACGTCGCTGGGCGCCGACCTGCTGGCGGCCGTACTGCGCTGA